In Mus musculus strain C57BL/6J chromosome 9, GRCm38.p6 C57BL/6J, one genomic interval encodes:
- the Lztfl1 gene encoding leucine zipper transcription factor-like protein 1, with translation MAELGLNEHHQNEVINYMRFARSKRGLRLKTVDSCFQDLKDSRLVEETFTIDEVSEVLNGLQAVVHSEVESELINTAYTNVLLLRQLFSQAEKWYLKLQTDISELENRELLEQVAEFEKAEFVSSSKKPIIDITKPKLVPINEGGTTELLNKEILRLQQENEKLKSRLKTIEIQAVNALDEKSKLERVLQDLQLDQENQQDLLKAQDLDDLENTVATLRSEFQKTLNDKTENQKSLEENLAAAKHDLLRVQEQLSMAEKELEKKFQQTAAYRNMKEILTKKNDQIKDLRKRLAKYESED, from the exons ATG GCAGAGTTGGGCCTAAATGAGCACCATCAAAATGAGGTCATTAATTACATGCGTTTTGCTCGTTCAAAAAGAGGCTTGAGACTTAAAACGGTAGATTCCTGCTTTCAGGACCTCAAGGACAGCAG GCTGGTGGAGGAGACTTTCACCATTGATGAGGTTTCAGAAGTCCTAAATGGGCTGCAGGCTGTGGTACACAGTGAGGTGGAGTCCGAGCTCATCAATACAGCTTACACCAATGTCCTGCTCCTACGGCAGCTGTTCTCCCAAGCTGAGAAGTGGTATCTAAAGCTACAGACAGACATCTCTGAACTTGAAAACAG agaatTATTAGAACAAGTTGCTGAATTTGAAAAGGCAGAATTTGTATCTTCAAGTAAAAAG CCCATCATAGATATCACAAAGCCTAAACTTGTTCCAATTAATGAAGGTGGAACTACAGAGCTCCTAAACAAG GAAATTTTAAGACTTCAACAAGAGAATGAAAAACTAAAGTCAAGGCTGAAGACCATTGAAATACAG GCTGTAAATGCTCTGGATGAGAAGTCAAAATTGGAAAGAGTACTTCAAGATTTACAGCTCGATCAAGAAAACCAACAG GATTTGCTAAAGGCCCAAGACTTGGATGACTTGGAAAATACAGTTGCAACTCTTAGGAGTGAATTTCAGAAGACACTTAATGACAAGACAGAAAACCAAAAATCTTTGGAAGAGAACCTAGCAGCAGCCAAACATGACCTCCTCAGAGTACAGGAGCAGCTGAGCATGGCTGAAAAG GAGTTAGAGAAGAAATTTCAACAAACAGCAGCTTATCGAAACATGAAAGAGATTCTCACCAAAAAGAATGATCAAATCAAAGACCTACGGAAAAGACTGGCAAA ATATGAATCTGAAGATTAA
- the Lztfl1 gene encoding leucine zipper transcription factor-like protein 1 isoform X1 — translation MRFARSKRGLRLKTVDSCFQDLKDSRLVEETFTIDEVSEVLNGLQAVVHSEVESELINTAYTNVLLLRQLFSQAEKWYLKLQTDISELENRELLEQVAEFEKAEFVSSSKKPIIDITKPKLVPINEGGTTELLNKEILRLQQENEKLKSRLKTIEIQAVNALDEKSKLERVLQDLQLDQENQQDLLKAQDLDDLENTVATLRSEFQKTLNDKTENQKSLEENLAAAKHDLLRVQEQLSMAEKELEKKFQQTAAYRNMKEILTKKNDQIKDLRKRLAKYESED, via the exons ATGCGTTTTGCTCGTTCAAAAAGAGGCTTGAGACTTAAAACGGTAGATTCCTGCTTTCAGGACCTCAAGGACAGCAG GCTGGTGGAGGAGACTTTCACCATTGATGAGGTTTCAGAAGTCCTAAATGGGCTGCAGGCTGTGGTACACAGTGAGGTGGAGTCCGAGCTCATCAATACAGCTTACACCAATGTCCTGCTCCTACGGCAGCTGTTCTCCCAAGCTGAGAAGTGGTATCTAAAGCTACAGACAGACATCTCTGAACTTGAAAACAG agaatTATTAGAACAAGTTGCTGAATTTGAAAAGGCAGAATTTGTATCTTCAAGTAAAAAG CCCATCATAGATATCACAAAGCCTAAACTTGTTCCAATTAATGAAGGTGGAACTACAGAGCTCCTAAACAAG GAAATTTTAAGACTTCAACAAGAGAATGAAAAACTAAAGTCAAGGCTGAAGACCATTGAAATACAG GCTGTAAATGCTCTGGATGAGAAGTCAAAATTGGAAAGAGTACTTCAAGATTTACAGCTCGATCAAGAAAACCAACAG GATTTGCTAAAGGCCCAAGACTTGGATGACTTGGAAAATACAGTTGCAACTCTTAGGAGTGAATTTCAGAAGACACTTAATGACAAGACAGAAAACCAAAAATCTTTGGAAGAGAACCTAGCAGCAGCCAAACATGACCTCCTCAGAGTACAGGAGCAGCTGAGCATGGCTGAAAAG GAGTTAGAGAAGAAATTTCAACAAACAGCAGCTTATCGAAACATGAAAGAGATTCTCACCAAAAAGAATGATCAAATCAAAGACCTACGGAAAAGACTGGCAAA ATATGAATCTGAAGATTAA